In one Bacillus sp. Marseille-P3661 genomic region, the following are encoded:
- a CDS encoding response regulator gives MIKVLIVEDDPMVAEINKRYLAEVDHFMLIGVAHSVDEALGYIGKEEIDLLLLDVYMPGKNGLELLSYIREQEIGIDIILITAASDAGKIKIALRNGVVDYLIKPFEFERFSQALMSYREKYILFNKQHNISQQELDKMFHLKEHKPQSFETPHLPKGLTKVTLEIVVEAIKEMSKVPFSTENIAERTNISRVSIGKYLKFLRDINVLEENITYGIGRPVTLYSYKEKNEFALKQYL, from the coding sequence ATGATTAAAGTTCTAATTGTTGAAGATGATCCGATGGTTGCAGAAATTAATAAACGTTACCTAGCAGAAGTAGACCATTTTATGTTAATTGGAGTTGCGCATTCTGTTGATGAAGCACTTGGGTATATTGGAAAAGAGGAAATTGATCTTCTGTTATTAGATGTATACATGCCTGGTAAAAATGGTTTAGAGCTCTTAAGCTATATTAGAGAACAAGAAATAGGTATTGATATTATTCTTATTACTGCGGCATCTGATGCGGGGAAGATAAAGATTGCACTAAGAAATGGTGTGGTTGATTATTTAATAAAGCCCTTTGAATTTGAACGATTTAGCCAAGCCCTAATGTCATATCGGGAAAAATATATACTATTTAATAAACAGCACAATATAAGCCAACAAGAGCTTGATAAAATGTTTCACCTTAAAGAGCATAAACCGCAATCTTTTGAGACACCGCACTTACCAAAAGGACTTACAAAAGTTACATTAGAAATAGTTGTTGAGGCTATAAAAGAAATGAGCAAGGTACCTTTTTCAACCGAAAATATAGCTGAACGTACCAATATATCAAGAGTATCTATCGGGAAATACCTGAAATTTTTACGGGATATTAATGTTTTAGAAGAAAATATTACATATGGAATCGGACGACCTGTTACATTGTATTCTTATAAAGAAAAAAATGAGTTTGCTCTTAAACAGTATTTGTGA
- a CDS encoding ATP-binding protein: MQVEIDEITRLNCLLNIYVDANVDKDFSVLSKNEDPFFIFNRTGQLVYVNDLCETLLKYSRSELLHMALGDIFSPSVLNESQTFFLQKDIEKLVNFDSQIKRKQQRSLVDVNVTTFPVFFEEEIVGSYVVLKDVTLIKKERERISHKQAVAGQLAAGVAHEIRNPITAIKGFLQLMMKEYKGEISYFNIIDSEINRIEAILTELMVLAKPTKVKYKRLNIRLLVQHVITLMESQALLNNVEVKTSYTIKDETVFGDENQLKQVFINYIKNAIEAMPEGGKLEVEGLKLNDDIVQFRIIDQGCGIPLKVIDKINEPFFTTKENGTGLGLAVSSQIIQDHKGEFNIKSTIEGTCIEVNLPIMR, from the coding sequence ATGCAGGTGGAGATAGATGAAATAACACGTTTGAATTGTCTATTAAATATTTACGTTGATGCGAATGTAGATAAAGATTTCTCTGTTTTATCAAAAAACGAAGATCCATTCTTTATATTTAACCGAACTGGACAATTGGTTTATGTTAATGATCTTTGCGAAACGCTCTTAAAGTATTCTAGATCTGAACTATTGCATATGGCACTTGGGGATATATTTAGCCCTTCTGTATTAAATGAATCACAAACATTTTTTCTCCAAAAAGACATAGAAAAACTAGTTAATTTTGATTCTCAAATTAAAAGGAAACAGCAAAGAAGTTTAGTAGACGTAAATGTTACTACCTTTCCAGTCTTCTTTGAAGAAGAGATCGTTGGTAGCTATGTAGTTTTAAAGGATGTTACTTTGATTAAAAAGGAAAGAGAAAGAATCTCACACAAGCAAGCTGTCGCAGGACAATTGGCAGCTGGAGTTGCACATGAAATTCGCAATCCAATCACAGCAATAAAGGGCTTTTTACAATTAATGATGAAAGAGTATAAAGGTGAGATATCCTATTTTAATATAATTGATTCGGAAATTAATCGAATTGAAGCGATATTAACAGAATTAATGGTTCTAGCAAAGCCTACTAAAGTGAAATATAAAAGATTGAATATACGCTTGTTAGTTCAACATGTCATAACACTAATGGAGTCACAAGCATTACTAAATAATGTTGAGGTAAAAACAAGTTATACTATAAAAGATGAAACAGTATTTGGAGATGAAAACCAACTAAAGCAAGTTTTCATAAATTATATTAAAAATGCTATTGAAGCAATGCCTGAAGGTGGCAAACTAGAGGTCGAGGGTCTGAAACTGAATGATGACATTGTACAGTTTCGGATAATTGATCAGGGATGTGGTATTCCACTAAAAGTTATAGATAAAATAAATGAGCCTTTCTTTACAACAAAAGAAAATGGTACAGGACTTGGTTTGGCTGTTAGCTCCCAGATCATTCAGGACCATAAGGGTGAATTTAATATAAAAAGCACGATTGAGGGAACATGTATCGAAGTAAATTTGCCTATAATGCGATAA
- a CDS encoding dicarboxylate/amino acid:cation symporter: MKFNFKNLTFQVITGIILGIICGAIFPKFGADLKVLADIFIKLVKMIIAPIVFLTIVVGIAGMGDLKKVGRIGGKALLYFEIVSTIALGIGIAVANIIRAGDGFDTSAASADAVAKYTQAAEETSHGLMQFIMSIIPESFIGAFANGELLPVLFLAVLFGISLAALGKNGKPIVDLFEKFTDVMFGIVNIIMKVSPIAAFGAMAYTIGNFGIGSLLYLGKLMASVYITMALFVILVLGAICKFYGFSIFKFIRYIKEEIFLVVGTSSSESALPPMMRKLENYGCSKSVVGLVLPTGYSFNLDGTSIYLSMAALFIAQAFGVDLTLSEQLLLLGVLMLTSKGAAGVTGSGFVTLAATLAVFPSIPVAGLALILGVDRFMSEARAVTNLIGNGVATVVVSKMEGEFTPQLTEVPSKKDGELSA, from the coding sequence ATGAAGTTTAATTTCAAGAACCTAACATTTCAAGTAATCACAGGGATTATACTAGGGATTATTTGTGGGGCAATTTTCCCAAAGTTCGGAGCGGACTTGAAAGTACTAGCAGATATCTTTATTAAACTAGTTAAGATGATCATTGCACCGATTGTGTTTCTTACAATTGTTGTTGGTATTGCTGGTATGGGTGATCTTAAAAAGGTTGGTCGTATTGGTGGAAAGGCCTTGTTATACTTCGAAATTGTGTCAACAATTGCCTTAGGTATCGGTATTGCGGTAGCAAATATTATTAGGGCAGGAGATGGCTTTGATACTAGCGCTGCTTCAGCAGATGCGGTTGCAAAATATACACAAGCAGCTGAAGAAACAAGCCATGGCTTAATGCAATTTATCATGTCGATTATTCCTGAAAGTTTCATAGGTGCTTTTGCTAATGGTGAGTTATTGCCAGTGTTATTCCTTGCAGTGCTATTTGGAATTTCCCTTGCTGCTTTAGGTAAGAATGGTAAGCCAATTGTAGATCTATTTGAAAAATTTACAGATGTAATGTTTGGGATTGTTAATATTATTATGAAGGTTTCACCAATTGCAGCTTTTGGGGCAATGGCATACACTATTGGAAATTTCGGTATCGGTTCCTTGTTGTATCTTGGAAAATTAATGGCTTCAGTTTATATAACTATGGCTCTGTTCGTTATTTTGGTCTTAGGAGCAATTTGTAAGTTCTATGGATTTAGTATATTTAAATTTATTAGATATATTAAGGAAGAAATTTTCCTAGTAGTTGGTACATCTTCATCCGAATCAGCATTACCTCCGATGATGAGGAAACTGGAAAATTATGGTTGTTCAAAATCAGTAGTGGGTCTTGTACTTCCAACAGGATACTCTTTTAACCTTGATGGAACATCAATTTACTTATCGATGGCTGCATTGTTTATTGCTCAAGCTTTCGGTGTTGATTTAACATTAAGTGAACAATTGCTTCTTCTTGGGGTATTGATGCTTACATCTAAGGGTGCTGCAGGGGTAACGGGTTCAGGATTTGTAACGCTTGCTGCAACATTGGCGGTATTCCCATCAATTCCTGTAGCAGGTCTAGCATTAATTTTAGGTGTTGACCGTTTCATGTCAGAGGCTCGTGCAGTAACTAACTTAATTGGAAATGGTGTAGCAACTGTTGTAGTTTCTAAAATGGAAGGCGAATTTACTCCACAGTTAACAGAAGTTCCATCCAAGAAAGATGGGGAATTATCTGCATAA
- a CDS encoding methyl-accepting chemotaxis protein: MFNRIHSIDQVTALIPILKEAIPVDISVAICDLEKFVAYFPGENINLNIKVGQYLNPEEPLAVALRQNKRLKADVPAEFYGFEFTGTAQPLHNEVGQVIGGIAVQIRRQSELIAIAEQLTQSLVQANEQISSVANGSNSLADFSQELLGQSHKAGEEVKNTDDVLSMIKRVADQTNLLGLNAAIEAARAGEKGRGFEVVANEIRKFSKETVVSTQKIRETMDRIQQVTKNMGTSIEQIADVGHEQAAAIQQISSFIEDIKELSQKLNEYATKL; the protein is encoded by the coding sequence ATGTTTAATAGAATTCACTCAATAGATCAGGTTACTGCTTTAATACCTATTCTAAAAGAGGCAATACCTGTCGATATATCAGTTGCAATTTGCGATCTAGAAAAGTTTGTGGCTTATTTTCCTGGGGAAAATATAAATTTAAATATTAAAGTAGGGCAATACCTTAATCCTGAGGAACCACTTGCAGTAGCGCTGAGACAAAACAAACGGCTTAAAGCAGATGTTCCGGCTGAGTTTTACGGTTTTGAGTTTACCGGAACGGCCCAACCCTTGCACAATGAGGTTGGTCAAGTAATTGGTGGGATTGCAGTTCAGATTCGTAGACAAAGTGAATTAATAGCAATTGCTGAACAACTTACACAATCTTTAGTGCAAGCCAATGAACAAATTAGTAGTGTAGCAAATGGTTCCAACTCGTTAGCTGATTTCTCTCAGGAGTTGCTCGGACAATCACATAAGGCAGGGGAGGAAGTTAAAAACACAGATGATGTATTGTCAATGATTAAAAGAGTAGCAGATCAGACGAATTTGCTTGGATTGAATGCAGCAATTGAAGCTGCGCGGGCTGGTGAAAAAGGTAGAGGTTTTGAAGTAGTGGCAAATGAAATCCGAAAGTTTTCAAAGGAAACGGTTGTATCAACGCAGAAAATCCGTGAAACAATGGACCGAATTCAACAGGTAACAAAAAATATGGGGACTTCAATTGAGCAAATAGCAGATGTTGGTCACGAACAAGCTGCTGCAATTCAACAAATTTCTTCTTTTATTGAGGATATTAAGGAATTATCACAAAAACTAAATGAGTATGCAACAAAACTATAA
- a CDS encoding GreA/GreB family elongation factor, whose protein sequence is MNRSIHEIKDDFLQQLNFIDENIKELTELYIATTPIQQRIKHYFNLYILEVEELLDKNIMNISSIPKVFIGTKVTVWYEDEDETEDYVICFPEQSDPDSGLISFLSPVGKQLLLKSIGEKLLLKVPTGDVSVTIKDITYVGSLLDGQRHTKEA, encoded by the coding sequence ATGAACCGTAGTATTCATGAAATTAAAGATGATTTCCTACAACAATTGAATTTTATTGATGAAAATATCAAAGAGCTAACGGAACTTTATATTGCTACCACACCTATACAACAACGAATAAAGCATTATTTTAATTTGTATATCCTGGAAGTAGAAGAGCTATTAGATAAGAATATAATGAATATTTCTTCGATTCCAAAAGTATTTATTGGTACAAAAGTTACGGTATGGTATGAAGATGAAGATGAAACAGAGGACTATGTAATTTGTTTTCCGGAACAATCTGATCCAGATTCTGGTCTTATATCTTTCTTATCTCCTGTGGGCAAGCAGCTGCTACTTAAAAGTATTGGTGAAAAGTTGTTATTAAAAGTTCCAACAGGTGACGTATCAGTGACAATTAAGGATATTACGTATGTTGGCAGCCTTTTAGATGGTCAAAGACATACAAAAGAGGCATAG
- a CDS encoding DUF2294 domain-containing protein, producing MENNEKEEYISSYISKLLRKKFGKGPQNCRTTVTKNHLVTYIRGFLTPMEEILLQQGQQKYVDQARTVIINHLLDEIKGVVQVTFEVEVEEQYHDWNFPNNSGIIILVLEQEITPAIKTDIDVRSLELEIERISLLVEKIPDRIFLYPISSSIYLIERIGILVQIEKALIENGFHTELLFTKDELEKRYFHRDGRFETIFKNPVRDIFVDWNLKKDKSMMAFIVRS from the coding sequence ATGGAGAACAATGAAAAGGAAGAGTACATTAGTAGTTATATTAGTAAATTATTAAGAAAAAAGTTTGGTAAAGGACCGCAGAATTGTCGGACAACCGTTACGAAAAATCATCTTGTTACATATATACGTGGTTTTTTAACTCCAATGGAAGAAATCTTATTACAACAAGGACAGCAAAAGTATGTCGATCAAGCCCGCACAGTAATAATTAATCACCTTTTAGATGAAATAAAGGGTGTTGTTCAAGTGACATTTGAAGTAGAAGTGGAAGAACAATACCATGATTGGAATTTTCCGAATAACTCAGGAATAATTATTTTGGTCTTAGAACAGGAAATAACACCTGCAATTAAAACGGATATTGATGTTAGAAGTTTGGAATTAGAGATAGAACGAATTAGTTTATTAGTAGAAAAAATTCCGGATAGGATTTTTTTATATCCTATTTCCTCATCAATTTATCTAATTGAAAGGATTGGCATACTTGTTCAAATTGAAAAAGCATTAATTGAAAATGGTTTCCACACAGAATTACTATTTACAAAGGATGAATTAGAAAAAAGGTATTTTCACCGTGATGGTAGATTTGAAACTATTTTTAAGAACCCTGTAAGAGACATTTTTGTTGATTGGAACCTAAAGAAAGATAAATCAATGATGGCGTTTATAGTTCGTTCATAA
- a CDS encoding thioredoxin family protein — MTFSEYVEKMMVNRSELEGIYNKLELNSDDVQYFSKLKDKKLRIITLTADWCGDAALCVPVMQRLAEIAMFETRFLIRDENLELMDQYLTNGTARSIPIFIIIDEDGLELAVWGPRSPEVQQIVTEMRSKLPTQDAPDFLVKQKEMFASFKKLITTDTLIWQSVIRDIRNRFETHLR, encoded by the coding sequence ATGACATTCAGTGAATATGTAGAGAAAATGATGGTAAACCGCAGCGAATTGGAAGGTATTTACAACAAATTAGAATTAAATTCTGATGATGTCCAGTACTTTTCAAAATTAAAAGATAAAAAGCTACGGATTATTACGTTAACAGCCGACTGGTGCGGCGATGCTGCTTTATGTGTGCCTGTAATGCAACGTCTGGCAGAAATCGCAATGTTTGAAACAAGATTTCTCATTCGTGATGAGAATTTAGAACTTATGGATCAGTATTTAACAAATGGTACAGCTCGTTCTATTCCAATTTTTATTATTATTGATGAGGACGGTCTAGAGTTAGCTGTATGGGGACCGCGTTCACCAGAAGTTCAGCAAATCGTTACAGAGATGCGCTCAAAGTTACCAACGCAAGATGCTCCCGATTTTCTAGTCAAACAAAAAGAGATGTTTGCTTCATTCAAAAAATTAATAACAACTGATACATTGATTTGGCAATCAGTTATCCGAGATATTCGCAATAGGTTTGAGACCCACCTGCGCTAA
- a CDS encoding cation diffusion facilitator family transporter has product MAQKEGLLKKGNKSALIAAIVNTIISIVKGIAFFITGNVAMFAETMHSLGDAANQYFVYIGSALSKKMPTERFPNGFGRLVNLVLLGAVIIVGIMSYETIKEGYHHILHPIESTGIAINLSVLGLAVLLESYVLYKAMKEVLHETHIEASGFAIFTKSFGGLRRAKPATKLVFMEDLVATLGGVIAIIGILLSYYAGLHAAEGIASILIGIMMFYVVGRVFLDNAKGVLGEADRELQDRIAKYIFSNPEIKDILTLHALKEGEDYHIETKLEIDPSLTVAQAHEIKDRIESKLQEIKGVTDVIIEFAKDDGVRSWNNKFTPALK; this is encoded by the coding sequence ATGGCACAGAAGGAAGGATTATTAAAAAAAGGGAATAAATCGGCTTTAATTGCAGCTATTGTAAATACAATTATTTCGATAGTTAAAGGGATTGCCTTTTTTATAACAGGTAATGTAGCGATGTTTGCTGAGACGATGCACTCCTTAGGCGATGCCGCGAATCAATACTTTGTTTATATTGGAAGTGCACTAAGTAAGAAAATGCCTACAGAACGCTTTCCGAATGGTTTCGGCCGTCTTGTTAATTTAGTGTTACTTGGAGCCGTTATTATTGTAGGGATAATGAGTTACGAAACGATCAAAGAAGGTTATCATCACATTTTGCACCCAATCGAATCCACTGGAATCGCCATTAACCTAAGTGTTTTAGGTTTAGCAGTATTGTTAGAGTCTTATGTGCTTTATAAAGCAATGAAGGAGGTACTGCATGAAACCCATATAGAGGCAAGTGGATTTGCGATATTTACGAAAAGTTTCGGTGGATTAAGAAGAGCGAAACCAGCTACGAAACTTGTGTTTATGGAGGATTTAGTTGCGACCTTGGGCGGGGTCATTGCGATTATTGGAATATTACTTTCCTATTATGCAGGTTTACACGCTGCTGAAGGAATTGCATCGATTCTTATCGGTATTATGATGTTTTATGTAGTGGGTAGAGTATTCTTAGATAATGCAAAAGGAGTATTAGGTGAAGCGGACCGAGAATTGCAAGATAGGATTGCAAAATATATTTTTTCAAATCCGGAAATAAAAGATATTCTGACATTACATGCATTAAAAGAAGGTGAAGATTATCATATCGAAACAAAACTAGAAATTGATCCATCTTTAACGGTTGCACAAGCACATGAAATAAAAGATCGAATTGAGAGCAAGTTACAAGAAATTAAAGGTGTTACAGATGTAATTATCGAATTTGCTAAAGATGATGGTGTGCGATCATGGAATAACAAATTTACACCTGCTTTGAAATAA
- the dcuS gene encoding DcuS/MalK family sensor histidine kinase — protein sequence MLKKKFKLSTIITSLVCLVVLVSLLITDVLISTTINEYVKENLEKRAATISKIVANSQIVKNGLKEGGNVEAIQPYAIDIQKTTDVLFVVVMDMNGYRKSHPNPERIGQKFVGGDEKEVLKGKAYVSFSEGTLGKSYRAFTPVYDENNVQIGAVAVGIALTEVDETLSSARDIILLATIIGILFGIVGALIVAGYIRKTLFGLEPFAIAKILEERNTMLQSVHEGIVAVDQDFTITLVNKSARRILKKAGITIDPIGVRINELLPAFSLDEIMKTGAPELNGEHSVNGVTILVNKVPLIVDKQVVGAISTFRDKTEINQLAEQLTGVKTYAETLRAQSHEFMNKLHVILGMVRMGMYDELADFISTLVNHINNEVGNVTKSIKDPAIAGFILGKLSYAREENVNLLINTKTVIPGPINLEITHEVITILGNLIDNAIEAMENSTEKNVEVTFNYIQKKLEITVADTGSGIPSVVIDTVFEKGYSTKGQNRGYGLYLVRKSVEKLGGKIRINTESENGTVICVEIPIETQTGGEIDD from the coding sequence ATGTTGAAAAAAAAATTTAAGCTAAGTACTATTATTACTTCACTTGTGTGCCTTGTAGTTTTAGTTTCACTATTAATTACGGATGTTTTAATAAGCACTACAATAAATGAGTATGTTAAAGAAAATCTTGAAAAAAGAGCAGCCACGATTTCAAAGATAGTTGCTAACTCACAAATAGTTAAAAATGGATTAAAGGAAGGCGGAAACGTTGAGGCAATCCAACCGTACGCTATTGATATCCAGAAAACTACAGATGTTCTTTTTGTAGTTGTTATGGATATGAATGGATACAGGAAATCACATCCTAATCCTGAGCGTATTGGACAAAAGTTTGTTGGAGGAGACGAAAAAGAAGTATTGAAAGGGAAAGCGTATGTCTCTTTCTCAGAAGGAACACTGGGAAAATCCTACCGAGCTTTTACCCCCGTATATGATGAAAATAACGTACAAATTGGGGCAGTGGCAGTAGGGATAGCCTTGACAGAGGTTGATGAAACGTTAAGTAGTGCTCGCGATATTATTCTGTTAGCCACTATCATTGGCATTTTATTCGGGATAGTCGGGGCATTAATCGTTGCAGGTTACATAAGAAAGACACTCTTTGGATTAGAACCTTTTGCAATTGCCAAAATTTTAGAAGAGCGGAATACAATGCTGCAGTCTGTTCATGAAGGGATTGTAGCTGTCGATCAGGACTTTACAATTACACTAGTAAATAAGTCAGCTAGGCGGATATTAAAAAAAGCAGGAATTACAATTGATCCGATTGGAGTTCGAATCAATGAACTGTTACCAGCGTTTTCGTTAGATGAAATTATGAAAACAGGGGCACCAGAGCTAAATGGAGAGCATAGTGTCAATGGGGTAACAATTCTTGTGAACAAAGTGCCATTAATTGTAGATAAACAAGTTGTCGGCGCAATCTCCACTTTTAGAGACAAGACTGAAATAAATCAATTGGCTGAACAGCTAACAGGTGTGAAAACATATGCAGAAACACTTCGTGCTCAATCACATGAGTTTATGAATAAATTACATGTTATCTTAGGTATGGTGCGAATGGGTATGTATGATGAATTAGCAGATTTTATCAGTACGCTGGTTAACCATATTAATAATGAAGTAGGAAATGTTACAAAAAGTATAAAAGACCCGGCAATAGCGGGATTTATTCTAGGAAAGCTAAGCTATGCCAGGGAAGAGAATGTAAATTTGTTGATCAATACGAAAACAGTAATTCCAGGACCGATTAATTTGGAAATCACTCATGAGGTTATTACAATTTTGGGAAACCTGATTGATAACGCCATTGAAGCAATGGAAAATAGTACTGAAAAAAATGTAGAGGTAACATTTAATTATATTCAGAAAAAGCTCGAAATAACTGTCGCAGATACGGGTTCAGGAATACCAAGTGTTGTAATTGATACTGTATTTGAAAAAGGTTACTCTACAAAAGGACAAAACAGAGGGTATGGATTATATTTGGTCAGGAAAAGTGTTGAAAAATTGGGCGGTAAAATTAGAATTAATACAGAATCAGAAAATGGAACAGTAATATGTGTTGAAATACCTATAGAGACGCAAACGGGTGGTGAAATTGATGATTAA
- a CDS encoding Na-translocating system protein MpsC family protein, with the protein MVNGRNYKNSRLSRGLTSFLKLGLLLFLRKERDMIKFVQDDLLYLSSTFSKLLKRKFGKGPETCLVMIKGSRLYVYMRSFITPAEEVLKNQDELNLAIQFRSAVMSSVTKEFILAASTVLGNAFDNFLHDWNYETNTGILVLEKAAEIHERLVDVSIENTLFSKLKDIGARYHKQPASLKVVKYTHNICAIESKEVLLKIESLVYEKGNIDVLLHYSREVKSGYYKHKGVFEDLFNRLIDDIFILWDYEGDRNYLIFVFKKEEYLVN; encoded by the coding sequence ATGGTAAATGGAAGAAACTACAAAAATAGTCGTCTTAGCCGTGGCCTAACTTCTTTTCTGAAGTTAGGCCTTTTATTATTTTTGAGGAAGGAGAGGGACATGATTAAATTTGTTCAAGATGATTTGCTGTATTTAAGTAGTACTTTCAGTAAACTATTAAAACGTAAATTTGGTAAAGGTCCAGAAACGTGTTTAGTAATGATAAAAGGGTCTAGGCTATATGTATACATGCGAAGTTTTATAACCCCGGCGGAGGAAGTTTTGAAGAATCAGGATGAACTAAACTTAGCAATTCAATTTCGCTCTGCAGTTATGAGTTCAGTTACGAAGGAATTTATATTAGCAGCCTCAACTGTGTTAGGGAATGCATTTGATAATTTCCTACATGATTGGAATTATGAAACAAACACAGGGATACTTGTACTTGAAAAAGCTGCAGAAATCCATGAAAGATTAGTAGATGTATCTATTGAGAATACTCTATTTAGCAAGCTTAAAGATATTGGAGCAAGATACCATAAACAGCCTGCAAGCTTGAAAGTTGTTAAGTATACACATAATATTTGTGCGATAGAATCTAAAGAGGTTTTATTAAAAATAGAAAGTCTCGTTTATGAAAAAGGCAACATAGATGTACTCCTACATTATTCAAGAGAAGTAAAAAGCGGTTATTACAAGCATAAGGGAGTATTTGAGGATCTATTTAATCGTTTAATTGATGATATCTTTATTTTATGGGACTATGAAGGTGATCGGAATTATCTTATTTTTGTTTTTAAAAAAGAAGAATATTTAGTGAATTAA
- a CDS encoding pirin family protein, with translation MSATNILKNQQLGFQWETEDPFLITMYHKDNYPEGNDEQGPNVSLANRELGSDFTLRDGFRMYHGKTVPGFPAHPHRGFETVTVVLKGFVDHFDSKGSAGRYGDGDVQWLTTGSGCQHTEMFPLVHKDQPNPLELFQIWLNLPAKSKAAEPEYKMLWNEDIPNVQFRAENGQKTTVKLIAGCLQGKHSLEPTRASWAKDKINHVGILHVHMEPNATLVLPAVSETLNRNLYFYEGDSVNIDGEKISSGHRLKLAGSQEITITSGNSDCFFLILEGEPIGERVVQYGPFVMSSEQELQETFREYQRTKFGGWQWGRLDPVHDRNAGRFARYADGTIEKR, from the coding sequence ATGTCAGCAACTAATATTCTTAAAAATCAACAGCTTGGTTTTCAATGGGAAACTGAAGATCCATTTCTTATTACTATGTACCATAAAGATAATTATCCGGAAGGGAATGATGAACAAGGACCAAATGTTTCATTGGCAAATAGAGAGTTAGGAAGTGATTTCACTTTACGAGATGGCTTTAGAATGTACCATGGCAAAACGGTACCAGGATTTCCTGCCCATCCACATCGGGGCTTTGAAACTGTCACAGTTGTTTTAAAAGGATTTGTCGATCATTTTGACTCCAAAGGCTCAGCAGGACGTTATGGAGATGGGGACGTACAATGGCTGACAACGGGCAGCGGCTGTCAGCATACGGAGATGTTTCCACTAGTACATAAGGATCAACCTAATCCACTAGAGCTGTTCCAAATATGGCTTAATCTTCCGGCTAAGAGTAAAGCTGCGGAACCAGAGTACAAGATGCTTTGGAACGAGGATATCCCTAATGTTCAGTTTAGAGCGGAGAATGGTCAAAAGACGACCGTAAAGTTGATTGCAGGTTGTTTGCAAGGAAAGCATAGTTTGGAGCCCACTCGTGCATCATGGGCTAAAGATAAAATCAATCATGTTGGGATTTTACATGTTCATATGGAACCAAATGCAACGCTTGTATTGCCAGCTGTATCAGAAACGCTAAATCGAAATCTTTATTTTTATGAGGGTGATTCTGTAAATATAGATGGTGAAAAGATATCATCGGGTCATCGGCTAAAGTTGGCAGGGAGTCAAGAGATTACAATTACCAGTGGAAATAGTGATTGTTTCTTCTTAATTCTTGAGGGTGAGCCTATCGGAGAGCGGGTTGTCCAATACGGGCCTTTTGTAATGTCATCAGAACAAGAATTACAGGAAACATTCCGAGAGTATCAGCGAACAAAGTTTGGCGGATGGCAGTGGGGACGGCTTGACCCTGTACATGATCGGAATGCAGGTAGATTTGCACGCTATGCAGACGGTACAATTGAGAAAAGATAG
- a CDS encoding BC1872 family protein gives MKIDSIARRILGWKLNRWDKWYDPEKGVFIHESEFQPEHNLEHALLIVERLQKFGVTYQTNGGTEVCFNEVRETGDTLAQAITNAAYSIIEKRSIAATNKMWTQLC, from the coding sequence ATGAAAATTGACTCAATAGCCCGAAGAATACTAGGTTGGAAGTTAAATAGATGGGATAAATGGTATGATCCTGAAAAAGGTGTTTTTATTCATGAATCAGAGTTCCAGCCTGAACATAACCTTGAACATGCACTGTTAATTGTAGAAAGATTACAGAAGTTTGGTGTTACTTATCAAACAAACGGGGGTACCGAGGTTTGCTTTAATGAAGTAAGAGAAACTGGTGATACATTGGCTCAAGCCATTACAAATGCTGCTTATTCAATCATCGAAAAGCGATCAATCGCGGCAACAAATAAAATGTGGACTCAACTTTGCTAG